The following are encoded together in the Equus quagga isolate Etosha38 chromosome 1, UCLA_HA_Equagga_1.0, whole genome shotgun sequence genome:
- the TOR4A gene encoding torsin-4A, which translates to MDRGQTSLETAAVAPGAPGPSVMAPVRAVVRLRRRVCLLRKRRLPPGVGPDCGPQAPRANPDQPRFFTFDDPAEPPSRTPRKRRRRSRVVLYPETSRKCRPRAEHRSRAQRCLLLLVAIVGFQVLNAIENLDDNAQRYDLDGLEKALQRAVFGQPAAVGRIVALLRDYLATHVHSRPLLLALHGPSGVGKSHVGRLLARHFRAVLEDGALVLQYHAQHHCPEPRAAQDCREELAQRVADVVARAEAEEKTPLLVLDEVELMPAALLDELHGFLQPQRSHPFHNAIYVLLSRTGGPHITRFVLQNASRALPLRPDGAHGAHSAEAAAAAMWAEEELRSSLQALLVREHPLWQAAAIVPFLLLDKRDIVNCFRDEMAGEGFFPEQARAELLAGQLSYYRVAGREFAVTGCKQVVARVNLL; encoded by the coding sequence ATGGACCGCGGCCAGACCAGCCTGGAGACCGCGGCCGTGGCCCCCGGCGCCCCAGGCCCTAGCGTGATGGCTCCCGTGCGCGCCGTGGTGCGACTGCGCCGCCGCGTGTGCCTCCTGCGCAAGCGGCGCCTCCCGCCGGGCGTAGGGCCGGACTGCGGGCCCCAGGCGCCGCGCGCGAACCCGGACCAGCCACGATTCTTCACCTTCGACGACCCCGCCGAGCCGCCTTCGAGGACGCCGCGCAAAAGGCGCCGGCGCAGCCGCGTGGTACTCTACCCCGAGACCTCGCGCAAGTGCCGGCCGCGCGCAGAACACCGGAGCCGCGCGCAGCGCTGCCTATTGTTGCTCGTGGCCATCGTGGGCTTCCAGGTGCTCAACGCCATCGAGAACCTAGATGATAACGCGCAGCGCTACGACCTGGACGGGCTGGAGAAGGCGCTGCAGCGCGCCGTGTTCGGCCAGCCGGCTGCCGTGGGGCGCATCGTGGCGCTGCTGCGGGACTACCTGGCCACGCACGTGCACAGCCGCCCGCTGCTCCTGGCTCTGCACGGGCCCAGCGGTGTGGGCAAGAGCCACGTGGGCCGCCTGCTGGCACGCCACTTCCGCGCGGTGCTTGAGGACGGCGCGCTCGTACTGCAGTACCACGCGCAGCACCACTGCCCTGAGCCGCGCGCCGCGCAGGACTGCCGCGAGGAGCTGGCGCAGCGCGTGGCCGACGTGGTGGCGCGGGCCGAGGCGGAGGAGAAGACCCCGCTCTTGGTGCTGGACGAGGTGGAGCTCATGCCGGCGGCGCTGCTGGACGAGCTGCATGGCTTCCTGCAGCCACAGCGCTCGCACCCCTTCCACAACGCCATCTACGTGCTGCTCAGCCGCACCGGTGGCCCGCACATCACGCGATTCGTGCTGCAGAACGCGTCCCGCGCGCTGCCCCTGCGCCCCGACGGCGCCCACGGTGCCCACAGTGCCGAGGCTGCGGCTGCGGCGATGTGGGCCGAGGAGGAACTGCGCAGCAGCTTGCAGGCGCTCCTGGTCCGCGAGCACCCGCTGTGGCAGGCCGCGGCCATTGTGCCTTTCCTGCTGCTGGACAAGCGGGACATAGTCAACTGCTTCCGGGACGAGATGGCCGGGGAGGGCTTCTTCCCGGAGCAGGCCCGCGCTGAGCTTCTGGCCGGGCAGCTCAGCTACTACCGCGTGGCAGGCCGCGAGTTTGCCGTCACCGGCTGCAAGCAGGTGGTGGCCCGGGTGAACCTCTTGTAG